The genomic region CGCGACAGAGCATGGCAGCGACGCGGCACAGGTCCACTGCCCGCCGCTTCGTGAGATCAGCCTGTCGCTTCATACCGTCGATCGTAGGGAAGTACGGGCGGAGATGTCACCGTCGTTCCGCATGGCAAGACGGGATCGTCCGCACTGTGGGATGCAAGGGGGAGGAAGGGGCTACGGCCGCGCTTCCCGCCTGCTCCCGTTCTGTTCACCATCTACGGATCGGACAGTGCCGTCTCACTATCCGGCCAGCGCGACGTCCGTACCCGTGACCCCGATGTCGACGCCGTCCTCCGTCGCCCGCACCTGGTCGAGCTTCAGACCGGCGGGCAGCCCGCCGACCGCGCTGTCGAAGTCCGTCTTCTGCCGGACCAGACCCTCCAGGCCGGGGATGCCCTCACCGGGCACCGTGTCCGCGTGCACCTTGATCCGGTCGGTGCCCACCATGGTCACCGAGGACGTCACGCTGCGGGTGAGCGTGCGGCCGAGGATGTTGACCGAGCCGGTGACCTTGACCTTGCCGTTCCCGCCGTACGCGATCTTCGCGCCGGACTCGGACGCCTTGGTGAGGTCCTCGTACGAGATGTGTGCGGTGCCGCTCGCCCGCGCGGCCACCGCACTGGTGAAGGTGCCGGATATCTTCACGTCGTGCAGTTCGGCCCGCACGTTCGTGATGCGTACCTGGCGGCCGGACGCGTTCGCCTCGACGCCCTTGAGCGTGACGTCGACCCGGCCGAGCTTCTTGTCGAGCACCTGGGTCAGGAACGGGAAGCCCTTGATGTCGACGTCCGGCGTCCCGGAGAGGCCCTCGCTGCTGCGGATCCGGTCCGCGGCCTTGTTCTCCGCGACGTTCACCGCGACGCGGTCCACCAGGACGAAGAGGCCGCCCAGAATCACAACGAAGATGAGCAGTATCCGCAGTGCGCGCATGGCCGGTCGGTCCCCCTGGTCGTCCCCGTGTCCCGTGATGCGTGCCTGTGGCACCGGGGGCGAGCCTAACCGCCGGATCAGCCGATGACCCGGCCGATCAGATAGATCGCGGGAGCCGCTGCCGAGAGCGGCAGGGCCACTCCGGCCGTCATGTGGACGAACCGGGACGGGTAGTCGTAGCTCGCGACGCGCAGCCCGATCAGCGCGCAGCCACCGGCCGCGAAGCCGAGCAGCGCACCCGGGGCGCCGCCGGACAGCCCGGTCATCGGGGCCAGCACGATGCCCACGACCGCGGCCACCACGAGCGCCGCGACGACCGGCACGGGGCCGGGCAGCGACAGCGCGCGGACGAGTACGGCGCCGGCGACGGCGATGCAGCCGACCGTGACCGCGTCCGTCGAGGCCGCCAGGATCCCGGTCGCGACGACGGTCAGGGCGGAGGAGGCGATGGTGGCCATCAGTCCGGTCATCCGCTCGTCCGCCGACGCGTGGCTGCGCAGCTGGAGCACGAGCGTGAGCAGCACCCAGACACCGAGCGTGCCGATGATCGCGGCGGGTGCGTGGTCGGCGCCCGCGACGAGCAGGGCGACGTCGGCGACGGCGCCGCCGAGGAAGGCGAGCGCGATGCCCTGACGGGCGGGCCACATCCCGTTGAGCCGGAACCAGCCGGCCGCGGTGAGTGCCTGGAGGACCAGCAGCGGTACGACGACGGCGAACCGCCCGCCGATCGCGGCAACCGCGAGCAGCACGCCGAGCCCGGCGGTCAGCGCGGCCGGCTGCATCCCGGGCGCGATGATCGGCGACCGCCCTTCGGCGCGGGCGCGCTGGGCGTCGGTGATCCGCGCGTTGCCGAGCGTGCTGGGGGCGCTGTACGCGGGCCCGTCACCGGCGACGGCCGCGGGCGCGGGCGCGGTTGCCACGGGCTGCGCGGTGTACGGGGCGGGCGTCGGGGCCTCGGGGGGCAGCGGGTACGACTGCGGCGGCGGGGGTGACTGGTGCTGCTGGTGTTGCTGAGCTGCCTGGTGCTGCGGCTGCGGCTGCGGCTGCGGCTGCGGCTGCGGCTGCGGCTGCGGCTGCGGCTGCGGCTGCGGCTGCGGCTGCGGCTGCGGCTGCGGCTGCTGGGCGTACGGCTGCTGCGGGGTCGCCCGAGGGGCTTCCTGCTGCGGGGCTTCCTGCTGAGGCTGCGGGGTGGCCTGCGGTGCGTACGGCTGCTGGACGGGCTGGTACTGGGTGTCCCAGGTCTGCCCCTCCCAGGTCTGCGTGTACGGGTCGTGGGCGCTCTGGTCCTGTGCGTACGAACCCTGCGCGTACGAACCCTGCGCGTACGAACCCTGCGCCGGGCCCTGCGCGTACGGATCCTGCGGCGCGTAAGGGTCCTGCGCGTAAGGATCCTGCGCATACGGGTCCTGCGCGTACGCGTCCTGGAACGCCTGCTGAGCCTGCTGGTGCGGCTGCCGGCCCGGCTGGTGCGGCTGCTGCCCGTACGGATATTGCTGGTCACTCATGAGTGGGGGTCACCCTCCTGCGAACGGCGGGAGCACCTCGACCGTGCCGCCCTCGGCAAGCCGTACCGTCTCATGGCCACGGGTCCCGACGGGATCGCCGTCGACGAGGAACGAGCATCGCCGCAGCACGTGCGCCAGTTCACCGGGGTGCCGCTCGCGTACCGCGGTGAGCGCCTCGGCGAGGGTGGCAGCCGCGTAGGGCTCTTCGGCGGTGCCTGCGGCGGCCTTGGCGGCGGCCCAGTAGCGGATGGTTCCCGCGGGCATGAGTACTCCTCAGTGGTGTGCGTCGCGCGGATCCATGATGCCGGGTGCGCGCCTCGGGGCCGACCCGGCATCAGGAGCGACCGGCCTCAGGACCTGCCCGGTCAGGGCCGGCCGGCCCCAGGACGGCCGGCGGTCATCAGCCACTCCGCGATCCGCTCCAGCAGCTCGTCCCCCGCGGCGTTCTCCGCGTGGCCCATCCCCGCCTCCACCCACAGCTCCGCGGACCCCGCCGCGGCCAGCATCCGCGGATGGTCCAGCGGGAAGTACGGGTCCCGGTCGCCGTGCACGACCAGCAGCGGTGTCGGGGCGATCAGCGGCACCGCGTCGACCGGTGACAACGGGACCGGGTCCCAGTCCTCGGGGTGGATACGGGTGTGCAGACCGACCCGGCCCACCAGCCGTCCCAGCGGCCGGGTGACCATCCAGTGCAGGCGCCGCATCGGGGCCGTGCCCCGGTAGTACCAGCGCGCGGGGGCGCTCACCGAGGCCACCGCGTCGGTACGTGCCTCCGTGCGCCCCCCGTGCAGGGAACCGTCCAGCGCCGCGTGCCGCAGCACCACCGAGCCGCCCATCGAGAAGCCGACCGTCACCACCCGCGTGTGACCGAGAACACGCGCCCACTCGACTGCGGCAACCAGATCGAGCACTTCTCTGTCACCCACCGTCGAGCGTCCGCCCGACCGTCCGTGCCCGCGGAACGAGAAGGTGATCACGGCCGCACGGTGGGCGAACACCCCGGCGGCGCGCCGTACCGCGGGGCGGTCGACCGCCCCCGTGAAGCCGTGCGCGACCACGATCGCGGTGTCCGTCGGACCGGCCGCGCAGGGCTCGTACAGGGCCTCGATCGGCACCCCGTCACGGGTACGAAGCATCACCCGCCGGTCGCCCGGAGTGACCGAAGGAACAGGCGATCTGTGGAATTGGCCTTCTGACGCGGAAGTCATGTGGGCTATTCTCGTGGAACGAGGACCTGGGCAAAGTTGCCGCCAGGTCCTTTTGTGCTTTCGGCGCGTTGTATACGAAACCGCGCTGACCTGCACAGTCAAAAGCAGTGCCCTTCCGCACGGACCGAGGAGGAACCGACGTAATGGGCGAGCGACATATGCACGACCGTAGGACGACGACCACGGCAGGTGGACCGCGATGAGTTCGCTGCTGCTCCTGACCAACGCTCTGCAACCGTCGACGGAGGTGCTCCCCGCCCTCGGACTTCTGCTGCACAGCGTGCGGGTCGCTCCCGCCGAAGGACCCGCACTCATCGACACCCCCGGCGCCGATGTGATTCTCATCGACGGGCGCCGCGACCTGCCACAGGTCCGCAGCCTCTGTCAGCTGCTGCACTCCACCGGGCCGGGCTGCCCGCTGATCCTCGTCGTCACCGAGGGCGGCCTCGCGGCCGTCACCGCCGACTGGGGCATCGACGACGTCCTGCTCGACACCGCGGGCCCCGCCGAGGTCGAGGCGCGGCTGCGGCTGGCCACCGGGCGGCAGCAGACTTCCGACGACTCCCCGACGGAGATCCGCATCGGTGACCTCTCCGTGGACGAGGCGACGTACAGCGCGAAGCTCAAGGGCCGGGTCCTCGACCTGACCTTCAAGGAGTTCGAGCTGATCAAGTACCTGGCGCAGCACCCCGGCCGGGTCTTCACCCGGGCCCAGCTGCTCCAGGAGGTCTGGGGCTACGACTACTTCGGCGGCACGCGGACGGTCGAC from Streptomyces sp. NBC_01267 harbors:
- a CDS encoding putative leader peptide — its product is MKRQADLTKRRAVDLCRVAAMLCRAL
- a CDS encoding LmeA family phospholipid-binding protein, giving the protein MRALRILLIFVVILGGLFVLVDRVAVNVAENKAADRIRSSEGLSGTPDVDIKGFPFLTQVLDKKLGRVDVTLKGVEANASGRQVRITNVRAELHDVKISGTFTSAVAARASGTAHISYEDLTKASESGAKIAYGGNGKVKVTGSVNILGRTLTRSVTSSVTMVGTDRIKVHADTVPGEGIPGLEGLVRQKTDFDSAVGGLPAGLKLDQVRATEDGVDIGVTGTDVALAG
- a CDS encoding MoaD/ThiS family protein, coding for MPAGTIRYWAAAKAAAGTAEEPYAAATLAEALTAVRERHPGELAHVLRRCSFLVDGDPVGTRGHETVRLAEGGTVEVLPPFAGG
- a CDS encoding alpha/beta hydrolase: MTSASEGQFHRSPVPSVTPGDRRVMLRTRDGVPIEALYEPCAAGPTDTAIVVAHGFTGAVDRPAVRRAAGVFAHRAAVITFSFRGHGRSGGRSTVGDREVLDLVAAVEWARVLGHTRVVTVGFSMGGSVVLRHAALDGSLHGGRTEARTDAVASVSAPARWYYRGTAPMRRLHWMVTRPLGRLVGRVGLHTRIHPEDWDPVPLSPVDAVPLIAPTPLLVVHGDRDPYFPLDHPRMLAAAGSAELWVEAGMGHAENAAGDELLERIAEWLMTAGRPGAGRP
- a CDS encoding response regulator transcription factor yields the protein MSSLLLLTNALQPSTEVLPALGLLLHSVRVAPAEGPALIDTPGADVILIDGRRDLPQVRSLCQLLHSTGPGCPLILVVTEGGLAAVTADWGIDDVLLDTAGPAEVEARLRLATGRQQTSDDSPTEIRIGDLSVDEATYSAKLKGRVLDLTFKEFELIKYLAQHPGRVFTRAQLLQEVWGYDYFGGTRTVDVHVRRLRAKLGPEHESLIGTVRNVGYRFVTPEKVERAAEEAQAKAAVKAAEEAAAGGAEPVRRTGDGAALREGAVRPVKR